GTCGATAACGACGATGTCGTAGGCGCTTTCGATTTCGGCCAGGCATTCGCCGATGCGGGCAAAGAACATGGAATCGCTGCGACCACGAGCGATCAAAGCCTTGGGGGTCTCGTGTTCGAATTCCATCAATTCCAGGTTCCCCGGAATGATGTGCAAATTGGGCGTATATGTCGCTCGAACGATTTCGGTTATGTCTCTTCGCTCTTCATCGTAGCGGATTGCGCCATAAAGCGTCTCGTTTTCGCCTACGTCGAGCTCTGGCTGATGACCGAAGAGCGCGGATAGCGATGCCTGCGGGTCGAGATCGATTGCAAGTACGCGGTAGCCGCGAAGGGCAAGGAATTGTGCGAGATGGGCAGACGAGGTCGTCTTACCCGAGCCACCCTTGAAGTTCATGACGGAAATGACCTGGAGCTTTTCGCCATCCTGGCGATGCCGGATATAGCGGCGAGGTCCCTTTCCGCCCTCGTCCAGCAGACGGCGCAGCTCCTGAATATCTTCGACGCTGTACAACCGTCTGCCGTTGGGGAGCGGCTCTGGGCCATGCCCTTCCGAAACAATCTGCCTGAGGTAACCTTGATGAATTCCGATGAAGTCGGCGGCTTCGGCGGGTGTGAAGCTGCGTATCGTCTTGCGTGCGGTCGGTGGGAAGGTGCGTTGCTGATGCGCCTGCAATTGACGCGACAATTCCTCTGCGTCAGAAGCGATTAGGGAGCGTAGTCCACCAGCATCTTTCAGAGGTTTGTTGAGCATCGGTTTCTCTTTTGTCCTATCCGCGCTTATTTGCGGTTTTGACGGCAATATGCGCTGATCAGGAGTAACCCGATTCCAACATGGGCTGCAACCCTCTCGGTTGCGTTGTGCATGTACAACTTATCTCAATCTCCTTTGGGTCACGGCTGCGCAGTTGTACGTGTACAACAGACGGCAGCAGAATGGACAGCGCCCGCTCGCTTCGCTCGAGGTTGCGTTCGGCAGGCGGGTCGGTGTTTGGAGCCGAATACTTCTTCGATGCGTCCATTGCCTGATTTTTTGCCCTGGTGGATGCCCATTCTGTTCAGTAGCTGGCGCAAAATCCAACCGGAGTTGCCCAAGGAACATGCGCGGCTAGCCTACGTTGCCCACAGTTATGCGAGTTTGCGCGATCCGCCTTTGCCAGGGAGCCTTCCTTTGAGCGCAGGCAACATTGTTCGCAGGCTTGTTTCGTCGTTGCAGGCAACCCGCTCACGGGTGGCGTGGCCACCTTTTGTATGTTAGAAAGTGAGTCCTAGCGTTCGATGCGCCAAAAAATGGATGAATCGAAAGCCGCCGTAACGTCCGACTGACGGAACGTAACGTGCTATTAGTTTCCGTATACGTATAAGTATCAATTATATCAAAGGGTTGGGGCCGCTGTGGTTGGCCCAAGAACCGCGCATTTGCGCGCGGTTTGTCCTGCAACTCAGTTTACGCCAGTTTTATCAGGGCAAAAGTTATTCCCGGGTGGTTGTACATGTACAACTCCGGAATTGAGGCGGTGTTAACAGGCCCAGGGGCAGGAGCGCAGTCATGAAGGCGGATGGCCGTTCAACCGCGTTCGCGCTCGATATGCTTGGAACCGTCCGCTTCCCGTTCGGATTGCCCAGAACGCTAATAACTCGCCGGTATCATTTATCGTTCCGAAGGTTGGCAATCGGGAGCGCTCACGGGGAGCAGAACCTACACCACAGCATCCCCCTTCACACCGGAACTGGCTCCAATTGTTGACGTTTGGTAGGAGACGAGTTCCGGAGGCCGAACATGCGCGAAACGTGGGAAGAATGCGTCATTGTAGAGCTGCAGCAGCCACACGGCGTTCAGATCGTGTGGGACCCGGCGCACGCAGCCCGTCTCCTTACCGATTGCTGGCCAGTTCAGTGCGGATTTCGCTATGGAACGGCGCTTAATCGCTGCACAGACGCTGCGTTCGGCACATACCCCTGGAAGCAGGCTCGGTCTGCATTCATCGCGGCTATCGACGAGGAGCGAGTTAGAAAATTGCGCTGAGGTCGGTGCGAAACCCCGGGCTTCGGAACATTTCCTAGTGAACGAAGTTGGTAGCCTTCATGAAGAGCACGGAAGAACAGGCAAAAACCGGCATGATAACGTTCGTCGCGGCAATATTCGCGCTCGCGCTCATTATCGCCGGAGCATATTTCGTGTTCTGGACGCCAGCTGAGCCAGAGGGCCAGCGAGCGCCTCATGCGATTGATCAAAGCAAGTAGAGGCGATGGATCCGCGCGACACACCCACAGACCTTCCCACCTCCACAGACATGCCCTGGCAGAAAAGACGAAAACTGTTGGCGGGTCGCGGGCTTGCGGTGATTGTCGGGGTGGCGATCGGTGCCTTCGCTATTTACGGCTTTATCGGGTAATTTCGTTAGCAGTCAGTAGGCGCCTGGTTGCTGGTGTCGAGGGTGCCGGGACCGCTGTTCGTGCGGTGAAACCACGTCAGGCCCCGATCGCAACGGCGTCAGGCTCCCAAGATCGTCAGCGACGCGGGCAACTCGCGCGAAAGGGCGAATGCCACGGCCGGGGCGATGAAGCCGCCCGAGCCGAAAGGGGGCGGCCAAGCGGCAACAAGATTTTTTTCGACGTCTTCCTTTTCATACCCTTGAAGTGCCGATGTGCGTTTCCAATATCGATTTCGTCTTCTTTTCATCCGGTAGAATGTCAAGGAGGAACCAATGCACATTCCGGAGATGCCATGGTCGGTGCCGCTGTTGGTGCGGCTGCAAAACGGTACGAGCCGAGTTTTCTCCTCGGTCTACGATGCACTCGATTTTCTCGAGAATGAATGGCCACTTCGACGTGGACAACGCTACGAACGGGCGATTAGGACCTGCCGCGGCGCGCTCAATGGATCGACACCAATAGCGGTGGCTCGAGAAGCATTTATTGCTGCATGCCTGGAAGCTGGTATGCCGGCCACCGGAAGGTTCGAGCATCTGCGAACATCGAAGCGCAATGACGACAGTCCGCAAAGAGCGGCCTAGTGCTGCCAAAAATGCGTCCAATGGACAGCATCCACTCCTGGCCCCTACGTGGGGCCCTTTCTTTGTTAGCTGATATGCCGTTCATCGGATGGGAGTGCCGGCATCGAGCTTGCGGAACCTTCTTGAGGCAAGGGGGTTCGTCTCTCGACTAGCGTTTTGTGGCGGGCCGGTAGGGAGTTGGCTATGAAATTGGAGAAGATTGGCAAAGCAAGGTTGAAGCTCCGCTTGCCATCGTACCGGCATGTGCTGTCGGAGCTGAGAAGCCCGGCCTTAACCGAAATCTGCATCGCTTACGCAGAGGCATCGATGCAGCTGGATAGACTCCGCTTCTGTAGCTGCCCTGATGTGCTCCTGATTGACGAATACGAACGTGTTTGTCGTGAGCTCGAAAACAGCATTGAACCGTATCTTCGTATGTTTCGGCCTCCCCTTACGTCTAAAGTACGATGATGTGATCGGAGGCGCCCCCTGACCTCCGCAGGTAAGCTTCTGCCGGCTTCCACGCAATATGGGATTTGCCATCCAGCCCGAAGCCGGAGACCCTGCGCGCTCGCGAATGGACGTCGTTCGGAACTCGCGCCGCTTCTTCACGTTCTAATAAGATGAAGATGACTTCAGACGAAGACAGCGCCTTACTCGCGACGTTGCGGGCCTCAGCTCGCATCCATTTCCCCGATGCAGACGAGGCTGATGAGCTTGTGGCGCGCGCACTCAAAGTCGCCATTGCCGAAACGGAAGCAGGTCGAGCAAAACGCGACAGGAAACGCTGGCTGCTGCGCCTCATGGACATTCCCTGATCACTTGGAGACCGGTTCGAGAGCGCTTTCCCGAGAAGCCGGTCGGTGTCTCAGTGCGGCGCGTCCACACTGGCCGCAAGCAACCGCAAGCGTTCGCCAGGAGCCGGAACGATGAAGCCGTGCCTGAAGGTGGCGATTGCGAGCAGCAAAACACCTGCCCGCTGCGAATCGCGTGCCTGCGAAAATCACCGGCGGCACGGTACGAGCGCCGGCGGATATGCCGATCCAAGTGGATCCCCAAAATGAGGCACAGGATGGATACTGTAACGGTTAAAAGCAGATTATACCGTTACAACTTCATCTTGCCAATTTTGTTCCCCAGTTCGATAATTGATGGATGCAGCCCAGACCGATCGCCGAACTGCGCCTCCTTGGTGGACATCCCGTGCTCGACTACGTCAACACCGTGGACAGCCGCAAGGATCGCATCGGACCCGACGCCCTTGTTTCGTTCAATCATTTGCTCGAATGGGCAACCCGGGTTGAACTCATAGGCACTGCCGATGCAGCTCGGCTCGCTTCAAAAGCCGCGGCGCATCCACAAATCGCGGAAAAAGCATTTGAAGAGGCACGGGCCCTACGAGAGGCTATTTACGTAATCGCGCTAGCCGAAGTCCGGGGCGAAGCACCGCCGGAAAAGGACCTGCACTTGATCGGTCGCATGGCGAAACGATGGCTTGCCGGCCGATCCATCCTGATGCAACAGGATGGACAGATCGCCTGGAGCGAATCCGTGCAAGACCCCCAAGACATCGCTTCCAAGATTGCATGCTTGGCCGTTGACCTGTTTACAACCCGCGACGCCCGTCGCGCGATCAAGCAGTGCCCCGGTCACAATTGTGGCTGGCTGTTTCTCGATCACTCGCGATCCGGCCGAAGACATTGGTGCTCGGACGACATCTGCGGGACATATGCCCGAGTGAAGCGATACCGTTCGAAAGAATCCAGCTAGAGGCGTTTTTCACCGCCGCGGGCACGGGTTTTAGCCGTTGGACCGTATTTCTGGGCCTCCGGACTTTGGCTCGGCTGCCACGGATGGCAACCCTGGAGCGACCGAGGAACACACAAGCCCTGGCGGCGTTCAGTTTGTATCGGATTCCAGGAGGACCTCATGATCATTACCAAGGTCAATGAAAAGCTCAGCATCATGGCTCAGCCCGCGACGGACGAGTTCCAGTCGTTTGCAGATCAGGGCTTTACCGGGCTGATCAATGTGCGGCCCGATGGAGAGGACGAGGAGCAGCCGGGCAGCGAGCAGGAAGCCGCCGCGGCGAAGAAAGCTCGGATGTCCTACACCTTCATCCCCGTGACCCTCCCCACGGTAACAGAATCCGAGGTTGCCGCATTTCAAGAAGCTCTTGATGAAGCCGAGGGACCGGTCGTGGCACATTGTAAGTCAGGAAGGCGTGCCCTCCATCTGTACGCGATCGGCGAGGTCCTCGCCGGCCGCATGCGTCGCTCCGAGGTCCAGGAATTCGGCCATCTGCATGGTTTTGACCTGACCGAAGCTACCGCTTGGTTGGAGAACCATTTTGCGCAGCGACCCAACGTCAGGGGCTTTTTCGACGAGCGCACTTGCAGCATCCAGTACGTTGTGTCCGACCCTGAGACGGGCAGCTGCGCCATCATCGACCCCGTCCTCGACTATGATGAAAAGGCAGGCGCAATCGGCGCGATGAATGCCAATGCGATCCTCCAATACGTCAACGAAAACGCGCTCTCGGTCGAGTGGATCCTCGACACTCATCCCCACGCCGATCATTTCTCGGCCGCCTATTACCTCGCAGGGCAGACTGGCGCCCCAATCGCGATCGGCGATCGGATCGTCGAGGTTCAGAAAATCTGGAGAACTATTTACGAGTGGCCGGACCTGTCTGCCGACGGGTCGCATTGGAACCGGTTGTTTGCGGACGGCGAAACCTTCAATGTCGGCTCGATCGATGCCAGGGTCCTTTATTCGCCAGGTCACACCCCAGCCTCCGTCACCTATATCATTGGTGATGCCGTTTTTGTTCACGACACCATTCTGATGCCCGATAGCGGCACGGCTCGCACCGATTTTCCAGGTGGAGATGCGAGCTCCCTATGGCAGTCGATCCAACGAATCCTAGCTCTTCCAGAGGCTTCGCGGGTGTTTACCGGGCACGATTACCAGGCCCACGGGCGCGCTCCCCGGTGGGAAAGCACGGTGGCGGAGCAAAAGCGGACCAACATTCATCTCGATGGTTTTTCGCTTGAAGACTTCGTTAAACTTCGCGTCGAAAAGGACGCCCAGCTACCTTTGCCGAAGCTCATCCTTCACGCCCTTCAGGTCAATCTTCGCGCGGGCCGCCTTCCCGAGCCCGGAAGCGACGGCAGGCCGCATCTGAAAATCCCAATTGGCGCTTTCGACGCAGCGGCCTGGCGATAAGAAAGCGTCTTTTACGTTTAGCGAGACAACAATCCACACGCAGCATGGCTTCTGATCTTTTTTTCTCGTTTAGATTGAGGCATTCTCCCGCCGCGTTACAGGAGAACATCATGTCCTACGATTGGGAAGGTGCGCGCCGCCGGCGATACAGACAGGCAAGGCTTTGGTTCCTGGTGGCTCTGGCCGCATGGTTAGTTGCGCTTGCGATGGCGCCGTAGCGACCGCTCAAGGCTTCTCCCCACCCCAAAAGGTGCGTCATCGGAACATCGGCGTGTTCAATGGTTTTGGTGGCACTCCATCATGTTTCTGAAAGCTGGCCTTTTCATCTTTTTTGAAGAGGCCGTTTTTTCAGCACATTTCGCGCTGGCGAGCATTTCTCGGCTTCGGGCAAGGTTCGGCCTGCCCTCTCGAATGGGTCGGCCTTTGCGCTGGCGGCGTCTGCCGAGGATAAGGCGGCCGAAAGTCGCGCGGGCGTGCATCGCCGCATGGATGAGCTTGTCGGTCGCGTTGGTCATCTCCAAACGTCAACGGCAACGATTGTTGCCGACGTTGCGGAGATGAAACCGTTCACCGATGACGTGAAGCGTTGGAAGCTGATGGGTCGGTGCGCTCGGGGTCACCGGTATTGCGGCGATGGCTCTCCGCGCGAGTTTCGCCGAGGCAATCAGGCGCATTGTTTTTGTAGTGACGGAGCGCCTTCAAACCCGTCGCCCAGGGCGTGAGTTTCTGATTGCTATCTAGTTAATCACCCGTGGAGCCATTGTTAGTATCGCCGCCACCGCCGAAGCCGGAATCACCACCGCTATTGCCAGGATCGCCGCCGCCGCCGAAGCCGGAATCACCGCCGCCATTGCCATGATCGCCGCCACCCCCGAAGCCGGAATCACCGCCGCGAGTACCAGGATCTCCACCACCGCCGTGGCCGGAATCACCGCCGCCATTGCCAGGATCTCCACCACCGCCGTGGCCGGAATCACCGCCGCGAGTACCAGGATCGCCGCCACCGCCTTGGCCGGAATCACCACCGCCAGTACCAGGATCTCCACCACCGCCGTGGCCGGAATCACCGCCGCCAGTGCCAGGATCTCCACCACCGCCGTGGCCGGAATCACCGCCGCGAGTACCAGGATCGCCGCCACCGCCTTGGCCGGAATCACCACCGCTAGTACCCGGACCGCCGGCACCGCCGCCGCCCGGACTGGTGCGGG
Above is a genomic segment from Ensifer canadensis containing:
- the repA gene encoding plasmid partitioning protein RepA translates to MLNKPLKDAGGLRSLIASDAEELSRQLQAHQQRTFPPTARKTIRSFTPAEAADFIGIHQGYLRQIVSEGHGPEPLPNGRRLYSVEDIQELRRLLDEGGKGPRRYIRHRQDGEKLQVISVMNFKGGSGKTTSSAHLAQFLALRGYRVLAIDLDPQASLSALFGHQPELDVGENETLYGAIRYDEERRDITEIVRATYTPNLHIIPGNLELMEFEHETPKALIARGRSDSMFFARIGECLAEIESAYDIVVIDCPPQLGFLTLSALCAATSVLITVHPQMLDVMSMSQFLHMTGDLLEVVENAGGTMDYDWLRYLVTRYEPNDGPQSQMAGFMRSIFGNRVLENAMVKSTAVSDAGLTKQTLYEVDRNQFTRGTYDRALESLTAVNAEIEELVKQTWGRK
- a CDS encoding DUF982 domain-containing protein produces the protein MRETWEECVIVELQQPHGVQIVWDPAHAARLLTDCWPVQCGFRYGTALNRCTDAAFGTYPWKQARSAFIAAIDEERVRKLR
- a CDS encoding DUF982 domain-containing protein is translated as MHIPEMPWSVPLLVRLQNGTSRVFSSVYDALDFLENEWPLRRGQRYERAIRTCRGALNGSTPIAVAREAFIAACLEAGMPATGRFEHLRTSKRNDDSPQRAA
- a CDS encoding CGNR zinc finger domain-containing protein — its product is MLDYVNTVDSRKDRIGPDALVSFNHLLEWATRVELIGTADAARLASKAAAHPQIAEKAFEEARALREAIYVIALAEVRGEAPPEKDLHLIGRMAKRWLAGRSILMQQDGQIAWSESVQDPQDIASKIACLAVDLFTTRDARRAIKQCPGHNCGWLFLDHSRSGRRHWCSDDICGTYARVKRYRSKESS
- the blh gene encoding bifunctional sulfur transferase/dioxygenase Blh, yielding MIITKVNEKLSIMAQPATDEFQSFADQGFTGLINVRPDGEDEEQPGSEQEAAAAKKARMSYTFIPVTLPTVTESEVAAFQEALDEAEGPVVAHCKSGRRALHLYAIGEVLAGRMRRSEVQEFGHLHGFDLTEATAWLENHFAQRPNVRGFFDERTCSIQYVVSDPETGSCAIIDPVLDYDEKAGAIGAMNANAILQYVNENALSVEWILDTHPHADHFSAAYYLAGQTGAPIAIGDRIVEVQKIWRTIYEWPDLSADGSHWNRLFADGETFNVGSIDARVLYSPGHTPASVTYIIGDAVFVHDTILMPDSGTARTDFPGGDASSLWQSIQRILALPEASRVFTGHDYQAHGRAPRWESTVAEQKRTNIHLDGFSLEDFVKLRVEKDAQLPLPKLILHALQVNLRAGRLPEPGSDGRPHLKIPIGAFDAAAWR
- a CDS encoding DUF1515 family protein; this translates as MDELVGRVGHLQTSTATIVADVAEMKPFTDDVKRWKLMGRCARGHRYCGDGSPREFRRGNQAHCFCSDGAPSNPSPRA